In a single window of the Bacteroidales bacterium genome:
- a CDS encoding NmrA family NAD(P)-binding protein: MSRSRILITSSTGNVGLPLSKKLHQDNVEFTAATRNAARARELFGFETDMAYLDFRDPSGFAEALEGKEWLFLCGPSATPGAEKLLVPLLEEAERTGIKHIVFIASYPDLMEKIDKSSMDYTFLKANFFMQNFEMYQVEDIRDKNRIFMPSGNGKAPFIHTRDIGEVAAEVLKDPSDYKGQTLHLTGPETMDHYRVAEIFSEVLDKKIRYEAPDDETYRKELKQSGFSDEYIHAMIAVFGKIKHRKIMEPTETVREILGREPITLPEYVDQNKHKFS; this comes from the coding sequence ATGTCACGATCCAGGATTCTCATAACATCATCAACAGGGAATGTAGGTTTGCCGCTGTCAAAAAAGCTGCATCAGGACAATGTTGAATTTACGGCGGCCACCAGAAATGCTGCCAGAGCCCGGGAACTATTCGGTTTCGAGACCGATATGGCTTACCTTGATTTCAGGGATCCGTCAGGATTTGCTGAGGCCCTTGAGGGAAAGGAATGGTTGTTCCTTTGCGGCCCGTCCGCTACTCCTGGTGCAGAAAAACTGCTGGTGCCCTTGCTGGAGGAGGCAGAGAGGACGGGTATCAAGCACATTGTTTTTATCGCCTCTTACCCCGACCTGATGGAGAAAATCGATAAAAGCAGCATGGACTATACCTTCCTGAAAGCAAACTTTTTCATGCAGAATTTTGAGATGTACCAGGTTGAAGACATCAGGGATAAGAACAGGATTTTCATGCCTTCGGGCAACGGCAAGGCCCCCTTTATACATACACGTGATATCGGCGAAGTAGCTGCTGAAGTGCTAAAAGATCCCTCAGATTACAAGGGTCAGACCCTGCACCTTACCGGACCTGAAACAATGGATCATTACAGGGTGGCTGAAATATTCTCAGAGGTGCTGGATAAGAAAATCCGATATGAGGCACCCGATGATGAGACATACAGGAAAGAATTAAAACAGAGCGGGTTTTCGGATGAATACATCCATGCCATGATCGCCGTTTTTGGAAAAATTAAACACAGAAAGATCATGGAGCCCACAGAAACCGTCAGAGAAATACTCGGCAGAGAACCCATCACACTGCCGGAATATGTCGATCAAAACAAGCATAAATTTTCCTGA